One Methylobacterium oryzae DNA window includes the following coding sequences:
- a CDS encoding lipopolysaccharide biosynthesis protein, translated as MIARHSLIYVGSRGFAAALNMASVAVFTRLAPVESYGTYLYVLSWALVLYGATCQWPKFAFFALYDEAREPAQVGTVVRILGGTLLLAGLGSALAAALGLMPARMAAAILALAFGTTLFEGSTEIARTRLRAGAVAASVMSRAVLILALGSLALHLSQDPLHLAFAVAAANALASLPAAATIAPMMPGRGSRAEALRLFAYGWPLVLSFGTAALAQSLDRLIIAKTVGPAGLGAYGALADFLKQSFIVFGEAIALSLISIAKREARVGGMAAASGVLRDAARAMTLIAAFGAVFFLCFDDLVVAVLLGPDYRAEARELAPVLILASILMMFRAYYFGQVIYFARSSGLEAAAAFATLATVAALSLLLIPRFGAAGAALAFAGGQSAACLVLVLGARRTGTTMPLPLADMAGIAGIALACGAVNAGIALVPGGLLPPGQALRLVLLTAAAGVTAWRYDVLGFAGAIRHRLAA; from the coding sequence ATGATCGCCCGGCACAGCCTGATCTATGTCGGCTCGCGGGGCTTCGCGGCCGCCCTGAACATGGCCTCCGTGGCGGTGTTCACGCGGCTCGCGCCGGTGGAGAGCTACGGCACCTACCTGTACGTCCTGTCCTGGGCGCTGGTGCTCTACGGGGCGACCTGCCAGTGGCCGAAATTCGCGTTCTTCGCCCTCTACGACGAGGCGCGCGAGCCCGCGCAGGTCGGCACCGTGGTGCGGATCCTGGGCGGCACCTTGCTCCTCGCCGGGCTCGGCAGCGCGCTCGCCGCCGCCCTCGGCCTGATGCCGGCGCGGATGGCGGCCGCGATCCTGGCGCTGGCCTTCGGGACCACCCTATTCGAGGGCTCCACCGAGATCGCCCGCACCCGCCTGCGGGCCGGGGCGGTGGCGGCCTCGGTGATGAGCCGCGCCGTCCTGATCCTGGCCCTCGGCAGCCTGGCGCTGCACCTCTCGCAGGATCCCCTGCACCTCGCCTTCGCGGTGGCGGCCGCCAACGCCCTGGCCTCCCTGCCGGCCGCGGCCACGATCGCCCCGATGATGCCCGGCCGCGGCAGCCGCGCGGAGGCGCTGCGGCTGTTCGCCTACGGCTGGCCGCTCGTCCTCTCCTTCGGGACTGCGGCGCTCGCCCAGAGCCTCGACCGGCTGATCATCGCCAAGACGGTGGGGCCGGCGGGGCTCGGCGCCTACGGCGCCCTGGCCGACTTCCTGAAGCAGAGCTTCATCGTGTTCGGCGAGGCGATCGCCCTGTCGCTGATCTCGATCGCCAAGCGCGAGGCGCGGGTGGGCGGGATGGCGGCGGCCTCCGGGGTGCTGCGCGACGCCGCACGGGCCATGACGCTGATCGCGGCCTTCGGGGCCGTGTTCTTCCTGTGCTTCGACGATCTGGTCGTGGCGGTGCTGCTCGGGCCCGACTACCGGGCCGAGGCGCGGGAGCTCGCCCCGGTGCTGATCCTGGCGAGCATCCTGATGATGTTCCGCGCCTACTATTTCGGGCAGGTGATCTACTTCGCCCGCTCCAGCGGCCTGGAGGCGGCCGCCGCGTTCGCGACCCTCGCCACCGTCGCCGCGCTGTCGCTCCTGCTGATCCCGCGCTTCGGCGCCGCCGGGGCGGCCCTCGCCTTCGCGGGCGGCCAGAGCGCGGCCTGCCTCGTGCTGGTGCTCGGCGCCCGCCGGACCGGCACGACGATGCCGCTGCCGCTCGCCGACATGGCCGGCATCGCCGGGATCGCGCTGGCCTGCGGCGCGGTGAATGCCGGCATCGCCCTGGTCCCCGGCGGCCTGTTGCCGCCGGGACAGGCCCTGCGCCTCGTCCTGCTCACCGCCGCCGCCGGGGTGACGGCGTGGCGCTACGACGTGCTCGGCTTCGCCGGCGCGATCCGTCACCGTCTCGCGGCCTGA
- the gpmI gene encoding 2,3-bisphosphoglycerate-independent phosphoglycerate mutase — MLVILDGWGLRDAVADNAVHQARTPVFDGLMRERPRSRLTTFGADVGLPNGQMGNSEVGHLNIGAGRVVLQDLPRIDAAVADGSLARNPALVRFIEALRASGGTCHLVGLLSPGGVHAHQDHAVALARALTTAGIPVRLHGFTDGRDMPPRSAATCIADVAAALPKGARIATLCGRYFGMDRDRRWERVQTAYDALTEARGTRFERAGQAVAASYAQDVSDEFMRPAIIGDYAGMRDGDGILSFNFRADRTRQILEALLDPAFAGFERARTVRFAAALGIVQYSVEIDAFAETLFGALDLPNGLGETVARAGRAQLRMAETEKYPHVTYFMNGGREEPFAGQDAILVPSPKVATYDLQPEMSAPELTDRAVEAIGSGRYDLIILNFANPDMVGHTGCLAAAVKAVETVDTCLGRVVEAVTAQGGALLVTADHGNCEMMRDPETGEPHTAHTLNPVPAALVGVDGVTLADGRLADVAPTLLDLMGLDQPAEMTGTSLIRPRGEG; from the coding sequence ATGCTCGTGATCCTCGACGGCTGGGGTCTGCGGGACGCGGTGGCCGACAACGCCGTCCACCAGGCCAGGACGCCGGTCTTCGACGGTCTGATGCGGGAGCGCCCCCGGTCGCGGCTGACGACCTTCGGCGCCGATGTCGGCCTGCCCAACGGGCAGATGGGCAATTCCGAGGTCGGCCACCTCAACATCGGCGCGGGCCGCGTCGTCCTGCAAGACCTGCCGCGGATCGACGCGGCGGTCGCCGACGGCTCCCTCGCCCGGAACCCGGCTCTGGTCCGGTTCATCGAGGCGCTGCGCGCGTCGGGGGGGACCTGCCACCTCGTCGGCCTGCTCTCGCCCGGCGGCGTCCACGCGCACCAGGACCACGCCGTCGCGCTGGCGCGCGCGCTGACGACGGCCGGCATCCCGGTCCGGCTCCACGGCTTCACCGACGGGCGCGACATGCCGCCCCGCTCGGCCGCCACCTGCATCGCCGACGTCGCGGCCGCCCTCCCGAAGGGCGCCCGCATCGCGACGCTGTGCGGCCGCTACTTCGGCATGGACCGCGACCGGCGCTGGGAGCGCGTCCAGACGGCCTACGACGCCCTCACGGAGGCGCGCGGGACCCGGTTCGAGCGGGCCGGGCAGGCGGTTGCCGCGTCCTACGCGCAGGACGTGTCCGATGAGTTCATGCGGCCCGCGATCATCGGCGACTACGCCGGCATGCGGGACGGCGACGGCATCCTGAGCTTCAACTTCCGCGCCGACCGGACCCGGCAGATCCTGGAGGCGCTGCTCGACCCGGCCTTCGCGGGCTTCGAGCGCGCGCGCACGGTCCGGTTCGCCGCCGCCCTGGGGATCGTCCAGTACAGCGTCGAGATCGACGCCTTCGCCGAGACCCTGTTCGGGGCCCTCGACCTGCCCAACGGCCTCGGCGAGACCGTGGCCCGGGCCGGGCGCGCGCAGCTGCGCATGGCTGAGACCGAGAAGTACCCGCACGTCACCTACTTCATGAACGGCGGCCGCGAGGAGCCCTTCGCGGGGCAGGACGCGATCCTCGTGCCCTCGCCGAAGGTCGCGACCTACGACCTGCAGCCGGAGATGTCGGCGCCCGAACTCACCGACCGCGCCGTGGAGGCGATCGGCTCCGGGCGCTACGACCTCATCATCCTGAACTTCGCCAACCCCGACATGGTCGGCCACACCGGCTGCCTCGCGGCCGCCGTGAAGGCGGTGGAGACCGTCGACACCTGCCTCGGCCGCGTCGTCGAGGCGGTGACGGCCCAGGGCGGGGCGCTGCTGGTGACCGCCGACCACGGCAATTGCGAGATGATGCGCGATCCCGAGACCGGCGAGCCGCACACCGCCCACACCCTCAACCCGGTGCCCGCCGCGCTCGTCGGCGTCGACGGCGTGACCCTGGCCGACGGACGGCTGGCCGACGTGGCGCCGACGCTCCTCGACCTGATGGGACTGGACCAGCCGGCCGAGATGACCGGCACGTCGCTGATCCGCCCGCGGGGCGAGGGCTGA
- a CDS encoding protein adenylyltransferase SelO, with translation MDDTAFTPSRRHADLGPAFFDPVTPARFPRTILRYRNQTWAKRVGLGGLSEAAWIAHFGRFEPLPGSFETPLALRYHGHQFRAYNPDLGDGRGFLFAQLHDRLDGRLLDLGTKGSGTTPWSRGADGRLTLKGGVREVLATALLEAQGVYTSKSFSLIETGEDLVRGDEPSPARASVLVRLSHGHIRIGSFQRFLALGEPDNIARLLDHTIATHRPELWRDGVEDRAVAFLEDVVARVARMGAQWSAAGFVHGVLNSDNINVTGESFDYGPWRFLPHYDPDFTAAYFDETGLYSFGRQPEALFWNLARLADCLLVLAPQARLEAALSGFGPALQEAFAEALFRRLGLAPATRPETDRLVSAVWRFLAETRAPFERFFFDWYGGLASATRAQAGPSAGHYAHEAFAPVRAALEPLAPAPGARLDHPYFAEAPCTLLIDEVEALWAPIAAADDWSLFEAKLAGVARMAEACGTAPASA, from the coding sequence ATGGACGACACCGCCTTCACGCCCTCCCGGCGCCACGCCGATCTGGGCCCCGCCTTCTTCGATCCGGTGACGCCGGCCCGGTTCCCGCGGACGATCCTGCGCTACCGCAACCAGACTTGGGCGAAGCGGGTCGGACTGGGCGGCCTGTCCGAGGCGGCGTGGATCGCCCATTTCGGCCGGTTCGAGCCCCTGCCGGGCAGCTTCGAGACGCCGCTGGCCCTGCGCTACCACGGCCATCAGTTCCGCGCCTACAATCCGGACCTGGGCGACGGGCGCGGCTTCCTCTTCGCGCAGCTGCACGACCGCCTGGACGGGCGCCTCCTCGACCTCGGCACCAAGGGGAGCGGCACGACGCCCTGGTCGCGCGGCGCCGACGGGCGGCTCACCCTCAAGGGCGGCGTGCGCGAGGTGCTGGCCACCGCCCTCCTGGAGGCGCAGGGCGTCTACACCTCGAAGAGCTTCAGTCTGATCGAGACCGGCGAGGACCTCGTGCGCGGCGACGAGCCCTCGCCGGCACGCGCCTCGGTGCTGGTGCGCCTGTCCCACGGCCACATCCGCATCGGCAGCTTCCAGCGCTTCCTGGCGCTCGGCGAGCCGGACAACATCGCCCGGCTCCTCGACCACACGATCGCGACCCACCGGCCGGAGCTCTGGCGCGACGGCGTGGAGGATCGCGCCGTCGCCTTCCTGGAGGACGTGGTCGCCCGGGTCGCCCGGATGGGCGCGCAGTGGTCGGCGGCCGGCTTCGTCCACGGGGTCCTCAACAGCGACAACATCAACGTCACCGGCGAGAGCTTCGATTACGGGCCCTGGCGCTTCCTGCCGCATTACGATCCGGACTTCACGGCCGCCTACTTCGACGAGACCGGGCTCTACAGCTTCGGCCGCCAGCCGGAGGCCCTGTTCTGGAACCTCGCCCGGCTCGCCGACTGCCTGCTGGTGCTGGCCCCCCAGGCGCGCTTGGAAGCGGCGCTCTCCGGATTCGGGCCGGCCCTGCAGGAGGCGTTCGCCGAGGCCCTGTTCCGCCGGCTCGGCCTCGCCCCGGCGACGCGGCCGGAGACCGACCGGCTGGTCTCGGCGGTCTGGCGGTTCCTCGCGGAGACGCGGGCGCCCTTCGAGCGGTTCTTCTTCGACTGGTACGGCGGCCTCGCGAGCGCGACCCGCGCGCAGGCCGGGCCGTCCGCCGGCCACTACGCGCACGAGGCCTTCGCGCCGGTGCGGGCCGCGCTGGAGCCGCTCGCGCCCGCCCCGGGCGCGCGGCTCGACCATCCCTACTTCGCGGAGGCGCCCTGCACGCTCCTGATCGACGAGGTGGAGGCGTTGTGGGCCCCGATTGCCGCGGCGGATGACTGGTCCCTGTTCGAGGCCAAGCTCGCGGGAGTGGCCCGGATGGCCGAGGCCTGCGGGACAGCGCCCGCCTCGGCCTGA
- a CDS encoding GNAT family N-acetyltransferase — MAGPASDTPSDTAALPGGLVAAVRPLDGAAPWVPAWRALGRASLVRNPFYEAGYALAARDAFGAGVRLLLVADRPPEAPGARLLAAWPFRPSRRRWGVPLPLLVGWTHGYAPFGAPLLDGAAPEAALAGLLAAPGALGLPPRLLLPNAPTDGPLPELLTACGGRRAAYWPHDRGLLDLTGRGPEARASYLGHLSGQRRRKLRRARARLEAAGHVTFEILAAPESLGPALDAHVALEAAGWKGQAGTSLAQRPAEIAFLRAALADLSADLSADLGADLGADLGAADGVRIARLRRGDRLLASLILPVTGREAWVLKIANDETRPETAPGVQLVHRLTEAVAGGDWPIDRIDSCAPPDFALGTTFWTARRPIAHLLVEAGRDPLFPVARTLERARERVARARLTIRSGRSAPAAPASPPRRGP, encoded by the coding sequence ATGGCAGGCCCCGCGTCGGACACCCCATCGGACACGGCCGCGCTTCCCGGCGGGCTCGTGGCGGCGGTCCGGCCCCTCGACGGGGCGGCGCCCTGGGTCCCGGCCTGGCGGGCCCTGGGTCGGGCGAGCCTGGTGCGCAACCCGTTCTACGAGGCGGGCTACGCCCTGGCGGCCCGCGACGCCTTCGGGGCGGGCGTCCGGCTCCTCCTCGTCGCCGACCGGCCCCCCGAGGCGCCCGGGGCCCGGCTCCTCGCCGCCTGGCCGTTCCGGCCGTCGCGCCGCCGCTGGGGCGTGCCGCTGCCGCTGCTCGTGGGCTGGACCCACGGCTACGCCCCGTTCGGGGCGCCGCTCCTCGACGGCGCCGCCCCGGAGGCCGCCCTGGCGGGGCTGCTCGCCGCGCCGGGCGCCCTCGGCCTGCCGCCGCGCCTCCTCCTGCCGAACGCTCCAACCGACGGCCCCCTGCCTGAACTCCTGACGGCGTGTGGCGGGCGCCGCGCCGCGTACTGGCCGCACGACCGCGGCCTGCTCGACCTGACCGGCCGCGGGCCGGAGGCGCGGGCCTCCTATCTCGGGCACCTCTCCGGGCAGCGCCGCCGCAAGCTCCGCCGCGCCCGCGCGCGCCTCGAGGCGGCGGGGCACGTGACCTTCGAGATCCTCGCCGCGCCCGAATCCCTCGGCCCCGCCCTCGACGCCCACGTCGCCCTGGAGGCCGCCGGCTGGAAGGGTCAGGCCGGCACGAGCCTGGCGCAGCGGCCGGCGGAGATCGCCTTCCTGCGCGCCGCCCTGGCCGATCTCAGTGCCGATCTCAGTGCCGATCTCGGGGCCGATCTCGGGGCCGATCTCGGGGCCGCGGACGGCGTGCGGATCGCGCGCCTGCGTCGGGGCGACCGGCTCCTGGCCTCCCTGATCCTGCCGGTCACCGGCCGCGAGGCCTGGGTGCTGAAGATCGCCAACGACGAGACGCGGCCGGAGACCGCGCCGGGGGTCCAGCTCGTCCACCGGCTGACCGAGGCGGTGGCCGGGGGCGACTGGCCGATCGACCGGATCGATTCCTGCGCGCCGCCGGACTTCGCCCTCGGCACCACCTTCTGGACCGCGCGCCGGCCGATCGCCCATCTGCTGGTGGAGGCGGGCCGCGATCCGCTGTTCCCGGTGGCCCGGACCCTGGAGCGGGCCCGGGAGCGCGTTGCCCGGGCGCGTCTCACCATCCGAAGCGGGCGATCTGCTCCAGCCGCGCCCGCGTCGCCGCCGCGTCGCGGCCCGTGA
- a CDS encoding tRNA (cytidine(34)-2'-O)-methyltransferase — translation MLRLALYQPDIPQNTGTMLRMAACLGLAVEIVEPAGFDVSDRHLRRSGLDYLDHVAITRHRSFAAFAAWRAEAGIRLVLATTAGAVPYTDFAFRPDDCLMVGRESAGVPEAVHAAADARIVVPIRAGLRSLNVAVAAAMIAGEALRQVSGTARPDL, via the coding sequence ATGCTCCGCCTCGCCCTCTACCAGCCCGATATCCCGCAGAACACCGGCACGATGCTGCGCATGGCCGCCTGCCTCGGGCTGGCGGTGGAGATCGTGGAGCCCGCGGGCTTCGACGTCTCGGACCGCCACCTGCGCCGCTCGGGCCTGGACTACCTCGACCACGTGGCGATCACCCGGCACCGCTCCTTCGCGGCCTTCGCGGCGTGGCGGGCCGAGGCCGGGATCCGGCTCGTCCTCGCCACCACGGCGGGCGCCGTGCCCTACACGGACTTCGCCTTCCGCCCGGACGATTGCCTGATGGTCGGGCGCGAATCCGCCGGCGTGCCCGAGGCGGTGCACGCGGCCGCCGACGCCCGGATCGTGGTGCCGATCCGGGCGGGCCTGCGCTCGCTCAACGTCGCGGTCGCGGCCGCGATGATCGCCGGCGAGGCCCTGCGGCAGGTGTCCGGGACGGCCCGACCAGATCTCTAG